The following coding sequences lie in one Miscanthus floridulus cultivar M001 chromosome 9, ASM1932011v1, whole genome shotgun sequence genomic window:
- the LOC136482415 gene encoding ARF guanine-nucleotide exchange factor GNOM-like isoform X1, protein MAAVVDAITACRFEVTDPASEEAVLPRVLQVLLACMCSRAAPAIANRHVCTIVNTCFRVVQQAGTKGELLQHVSRQTMQEVIRTVFARLQDIDVTVLSTSRLLVARTNVSVLRRQRIGRVTLYV, encoded by the exons ATGGCCGCCGTCGTCGACGCCATCACGGCCTGCCGCTTTGAGGTCACTGACCCGGCGTCCGAGGAGGCCGTCCTGCCAAGGGTCCTGCAAGTGCTGCTCGCTTGCATGTGCAGCCGTGCAGCACCGGCGATTGCCAACCGCCACGTCTGCACGATCGTCAACACATGCTTCCGTGTCGTGCAGCAGGCTGGAACCAAGGGGGAGCTACTGCAGCATGTCTCCCGACAAACAATGCAGGAGGTTATACGAACTGTCTTTGCCCGCCTGCAGGACATCGATGTCACCGTGTTGTCGACGAGCAG GTTGCTGGTTGCAAGAACCAATGTTTCGGTGCTGAGGAGACAGAGAATAGGAAGAGTGACTTTGTATGTTTGA
- the LOC136482415 gene encoding ARF guanine-nucleotide exchange factor GNOM-like isoform X2, whose amino-acid sequence MAAVVDAITACRFEVTDPASEEAVLPRVLQVLLACMCSRAAPAIANRHVCTIVNTCFRVVQQAGTKGELLQHVSRQTMQEVIRTVFARLQDIDVTVLSTSRHIKSN is encoded by the exons ATGGCCGCCGTCGTCGACGCCATCACGGCCTGCCGCTTTGAGGTCACTGACCCGGCGTCCGAGGAGGCCGTCCTGCCAAGGGTCCTGCAAGTGCTGCTCGCTTGCATGTGCAGCCGTGCAGCACCGGCGATTGCCAACCGCCACGTCTGCACGATCGTCAACACATGCTTCCGTGTCGTGCAGCAGGCTGGAACCAAGGGGGAGCTACTGCAGCATGTCTCCCGACAAACAATGCAGGAGGTTATACGAACTGTCTTTGCCCGCCTGCAGGACATCGATGTCACCGTGTTGTCGACGAGCAG GCACATCAAGTCTAATTAA